The proteins below are encoded in one region of Mangifera indica cultivar Alphonso chromosome 7, CATAS_Mindica_2.1, whole genome shotgun sequence:
- the LOC123220095 gene encoding probable protein phosphatase 2C 35: MGCVHGKCCSRYPSSSDGDHRPEVSPNSFHNKHLITRRTLESAPVPLHNYKLEYSFLTQRGHYPDSPDKENQDSFCIKTQVQGNPNVHFFGVFDGHGQFGTQCSNFVQQKLIEVLENEPLLLDDPVRAYNAAFQTVNNELHMSEIDDTMSGTTAITVLLIGDKIYVANVGDSRAVIAVKDGNKIVAESLSHDQTPFRKDECERVKLSGARVLSVDQVEGLKDPNIQTWSDEESHGGDPPRLWVQNGIYPGTAFTRSVGDSIAEKIGVVAVPEVAVVQLTSNHSFFVVASDGIFEFLSSQAVVDMAANYTDPRDACSAIAGESYKLWLEHENRTDDITIIIVNIKDFFNPGAASADTSGYNLRPLLLKNGKGGSDMATPSGSELFRSVRSDLSDLQQTVSITQNQASTGSSLTRRKPVELDVGFRQQKPFVLHIFFTDSRPGYLSDVIEKLLLTSNHTTCYWENKMLSL; encoded by the exons ATGGGTTGTGTTCATGGAAAGTGTTGTAGTCGATACCCGTCATCATCAGACGGTGATCATCGTCCTGAAGTGAGTCCGAACAGTTTCCATAACAAGCACTTGATTACACGAAGAACTCTAGAGTCTGCTCCTGTTCCCTTACATAACTACAAATTAGAGTACTCTTTCTTGACACAACGTGGGCACTATCCGGACTCGCCTGATAAGGAAAACCAAGACAGTTTCTGCATCAAAACCCAAGTTCAAGGTAACCCAAATGTTCATTTCTTTGGTGTATTTGATGGGCATGGTCAATTTGGCACTCAGTGTTCAAATTTTGTTCAGCAAAAATTGATTGAGGTATTGGAAAATGAACCCTTGTTGTTGGATGATCCTGTTAGAGCTTATAATGCAGCATTTCAAACGGTAAATAATGAGTTACATATGAGTGAAATTGATGATACAATGAGTGGTACGACCGCGATTACCGTTCTTCTTATTGGAGATAAAATATATGTTGCTAATGTGGGTGATTCGAGGGCAGTAATTGCCGTCAAAGATGGGAATAAAATTGTTGCTGAGAGCTTGTCTCATGATCAAACGCCATTTAGGAAAGATGAGTGTGAGAGGGTGAAGCTTTCTGGGGCAAGGGTTCTGAGTGTTGATCAGGTGGAAGGGCTTAAGGACCCAAATATTCAGACATGGAGTGATGAAGAGAGCCATGGGGGTGATCCTCCCAGGTTGTGGGTTCAGAATGGGATATATCCGGGGACGGCATTTACTAGAAGTGTTGGTGATAGTATTGCTGAGAAGATTGGTGTAGTTGCAGTTCCTGAGGTTGCGGTGGTTCAGCTTACTTCCAATCATTCATTTTTTGTAGTTGCCAGTGATGGAATATTTGAGTTCCTTTCGAGCCAAGCTGTTGTCGATATG GCAGCAAATTATACGGATCCTCGGGATGCTTGTTCTGCAATAGCTGGAGAATCATACAAACTGTGGCTGGAGCATGAAAATCGAactgatgatatcacaattatCATTGTCAACATTAAAGACTTTTTTAAT CCAGGTGCTGCTTCTGCTGACACAAGCGGATACAATCTTAGGCCTTTACTTCTGAAAAATGGAAAGGGAGGTTCTGACATGGCGACTCCTTCAGGGTCAGAACTTTTTCGTTCAGTAAGAAGTGATTTGTCAGACCTTCAGCAAACTGTTTCAATTACTCAAAATCAAGCTAGTACTGGTTCATCTCTGACTCGTCGGAAGCCTGTAGAATTG GATGTCGGCTTCAGGCAGCAGAAGCCATTTGTTCTGCATATCTTCTTCACTGATTCCAGGCCAGGATATCTTAGTGATGTTATTGAAAAACTGTTATTAACCAGTAACCACACAACATGCTACTGGGAGAACAAAATGCTCTCCTTATAG
- the LOC123220591 gene encoding S-adenosylmethionine decarboxylase proenzyme 4, which translates to MAISGFEGFEKRLEIHFFGDDPVEIDMGLRLLDFESIQEVLDAVQCTVVSAVGNQYFDAYVLSESSLFVYPTKVIIKTCGTTQLLKSIRPLMNYAQDLGLNLCACRYTRGSFIFPKAQPFPHTSFKEEVIYLEENLPINLCYRKASVMPSKMPSHSWHVFTASDQTHLVADTMPAEITFTMEICMTELDRVLARKFFRRANDGKNGDTAGKEMTELTGIDDINPNAIICDFAFDPCGYSMNGIDGDRYSTIHVTPEDGYSYASFECVGSIFDDHDDITKMLKKVVQIFKPATFSVSTTCSSHEMWAHVARAIEPLGWKCRSCVMDEFPAAGSVVFQAFTVARRK; encoded by the coding sequence ATGGCTATTTCTGGGTTTGAGGGTTTTGAGAAGCGCCTGGAGATTCATTTCTTTGGTGATGACCCTGTTGAAATTGATATGGGCCTTCGCCTGCTTGATTTCGAGTCTATTCAGGAAGTTCTTGATGCTGTGCAATGCACTGTGGTTTCTGCAGTTGGAAACCAATATTTTGATGCCTACGTGTTAtcggaatcgagcctttttgtTTACCCCACAAAGGTTATCATAAAGACCTGTGGGACAACTCAGCTCCTCAAATCCATCCGTCCATTGATGAATTATGCTCAGGATTTAGGCCTCAATTTATGCGCCTGTAGGTACACTAGGGGCAGCTTCATCTTCCCCAAAGCTCAACCTTTTCCTCACACCAGCTTTAAGGAAGAAGTCATTTACTTGGAAGAGAATCTGCCCATCAACCTTTGTTATCGAAAAGCCTCCGTTATGCCCTCCAAAATGCCATCTCATTCCTGGCATGTTTTCACCGCCAGTGACCAAACCCATCTCGTTGCAGACACCATGCCGGCTGAAATTACATTCACCATGGAGATATGCATGACTGAGCTCGACCGCGTACTCGCTCGGAAATTTTTCAGGCGAGCAAATGACGGCAAAAACGGCGACACTGCTGGCAAAGAAATGACTGAACTCACCGGCATCGACGACATCAATCCAAACGCCATTATCTGCGATTTCGCATTCGACCCATGTGGCTACTCAATGAATGGCATTGACGGTGATCGTTACTCCACCATCCACGTCACGCCGGAGGACGGTTACAGCTACGCCAGCTTCGAATGCGTGGGGTCCATTTTCGACGACCATGACGACATCACGAAGATGTTGAAAAAAGTGGTACAAATTTTCAAGCCTGCTACTTTTTCAGTCTCAACAACCTGCAGTAGCCATGAGATGTGGGCACATGTAGCACGTGCGATAGAGCCACTGGGTTGGAAATGCCGGAGTTGCGTAATGGACGAGTTTCCGGCGGCGGGAAGTGTGGTGTTTCAAGCGTTCACGGTGGCTCGCCGGAAGTAG